The sequence below is a genomic window from Arthrobacter sp. U41.
GAGGTCGCGGCGCATGGCGGCCACGATGCTGAAGATCAGCACCCACAGGAGCAGGAGGAAACCGAAACGCAGGGCGGTGATGGTCAGTTCGCTCACTGGCGGCCCCCTGGGTTGGCGGGCAAAAGGCGGAAGATGATTTTGGTCCGTCCCATAGTGATGGTGGAGCCGTCGGTGAGTTCCGTGGATCCCGCGACCTTGTGGCCGTTGACGTAACTGCCGTTTGTGGAGCCCAGATCCACGGCCTGGGCGGTGCCCGGGCCCGTGCGGATTTCCAGGTGGCGGCGGGATACGCCGGTGTCATCAATCGGGATGTCCGCATCGGATGAGCGTCCGAGGACGATCGATGGTGCGTTCAGGGAGTAGCGCTGCCCATCGATATCCAGGACGGGCTGCATCCGGGAGGGCTGGCGCGTCGGCGCGGGAGGCATCCCGGCATGTGCCGCCGGCGCGGGTGCGGAGGGGGACGAGACCTTTTCGGTCCGGGATTTGATTTCGAAGTCCCCGGCGCGGCGTTCCCCGTCACGGCGGAAGCTGATCCGGACGGGACCCTGGAGCGTGTAGCCCTGGCTCCGCACGTGGTTGATGACGACGTCGCACAGTTCTTCGGCGAGCGGGGTGCCCCACTCCTGGGCCCGCTGGAAGTCGTCATCACTGAGGAGGACGTCAAAGACGTTGGGGGCAAGGGTGCGTCCTGCGGCGATGGTGATCGCCTTGTTATCCACCTCGCGGCGGAGGTGGCTGGCGATCTCGACCGGCTCAACCCGGGCGCGAGAACCGGTGGAGAAGACTCCGCGGACGGCCTTTTCGATGCCGCGCTCGACTTTGTCCAGCAATCCCATGGTCCTTCTCCTTTCGTGACGGCTGCAGGACAGCGTTCGTTCCGGAACTCGGTTTCCAAATCTGCGGGTCCCCGCCGCTGACGGGCACTCCTACATCAGATACTACTGGGCCAGTCTGGGAATGGCCTTAATGCGCGTCGGCACACCATGCCGGGAAACTGCGTCTGACCGGCCCTGACGTGCGCTGGCACTGTCCCGTCCGGGCTGGTGTTCCGTCGCTCCGGGTGGCCGATTGGTGTTTTGCCGCAGTTGTCCGTTATGCTTGATCTCGCTGCTTTTACGAGGTTGGCGGCCCGGATTCCGAGCCACAATTGAGTGGAAGAAGTTGCGCGCGAGTGGCGGAACGGCAGACGCGCTGGCTTCAGGTGCCAGTGTCCGAAAGGGCGTGGGGGTTCAAATCCCCCCTCGCGCACGCAATGTAAAGAACCCCGGTCTAAGGACCGGGGTTCTTTTTTCTTAAGACGGCCCGCGCCGCCAGCCCGGGGGAGCCGGCAAGCCTACGCCCGAAGCGCCCCGAAGCGCGCGATCATCGCCTCAAGCCCCAGGTTAAAGGCGACGTCGGCCGGCTTATCATAGCCTTCCAGGTCCTGCTGCTTGACTGCGGCGGTGAAGTTTGGCGTGGACTCGGCCATGCTTCCGGAGTCAAAGATGTCCGCGGGGGCCGTGACGTCGTACGCGGAGCCGAAAATGAAGGACTCCAGGGCCACGATCGCCGAAACTATCCGTTGCTGCGGGAAACCCGCGCGGCTGAATCCGGCGCTGACGGCCTCATACATGGCCAGCGTCTTCGGCGCGTCGGTCACCGGGAGCACGGCGATCACCGGGATCAGCGGCGTGTGTTTGGAGAATACGTCGCGGTAGCTCCAGGCCCAACTGCGCACGGCCTGGTCCCACGGTTCGGCGTCGAAGGCAGACACCTCAACGAAGGACGTGAGGTGGTCCTGGACCAGGACCAGTACGTCCCGTTTGGACGAGACATGGTTGTACAGGGCCGACGGCGCCACATTCAGCGTCCGCGCCAGGGCCGCCATGGTGAACCCGTCATAGCCGCTCTTTCCGATCAGCTGCAGCGCGGCCGCCGTAATGCCGTCCTGGTCGAGGACGGCGGCAGCAGGCCTGCCCACCCGGCGGCGCGGTGTCGCGTCCGGGTGTGGATCTGCTGGGGCGCTGGTTGATGCCGACATTTCTGGCCTTCCTGCTGTCGGGGGTGCTCCCATTCTGCCCCGTTTTTCCCGGCGCAAATTCCTGGACGGAAGGTCTTCCCTGCCGCATCCAAAGGGTCTATAGTCGAGTCGAAATGAATGGCATTCATTTAGTGGTCCGCCTCACTTTCGGGCCACAGAGAGGACATCATGCTGGAACTTGACCGCGACGTCGTCATCGTCGGAGCAGGCCCCGCCGGGCTGACTGCAGCCCGGGAACTGAAGAAGGCGGGCCTGAGCGTTGCCGTCCTGGAGGCACGCGACCGTGTCGGCGGCCGCACCTGGACGGACGTAATTGACGGCGCCATGCTGGAAATCGGCGGCCAGTGGGTCTCCCCGGACCAGACCGAACTGCTGGCGCTCCTCGACGAGCTTGGCCTGAAGACCTACTCCCGTTACCGCGAAGGCGAGTCCGTCTACATCGGCTCCCACGGCCAGCGGACCCTATATACGGGCGATACCTTCCCGGTCAGCGAAACCACCGCCGCGGAAATGGACAAGCTCACCGCCCTGCTGGACTCGCTCGCCGCCGAGATCGGCCCCACCGAGCCGTGGGCCCACCCGAAGGCCCGGGAGCTGGACACCATTTCCTTCCACCACTGGCTGCGGGCAAATTCCTCGGACGAGGAGGCCTGCAACAACATTGGCCTCTTCATTGCCGGCGGCATGCTGACCAAACCGGCCCATGCATTCTCCGCCCTGCAGGCAGTGCTGATGGCTGCCTCCGCCGGATCCTTCACCCACCTCACCGACGAGGACTTCATCCTGGACAAACGGGTCGTCGGCGGAATGCAGCAGGTCTCCGTGCTGCTCGCCGCGGAACTGGGTGACGACGTCGTGCTGGACAGCCCGGTGCGAACCATCAACTGGGCGCCATCCTCCGCAGGAGAAACCGAAGAAAACACGGCAGGACAGCGGGTGACCGCTATCTCGGAACGCGCCACCGTGACGGCGCGCTTCGTGATCATGGCGGTGCCGCCGAACCTCTACTCGAGGGTGTCGTTCAACCCGCCACTGCCGCGCCGCCAGCACCAGATGCACCAGCACCAGTCCCTGGGTCTGGTCATCAAGGTGCACGCCGTCTACAGCACCCCTTTCTGGCGCGAGGACGGCCTCTCCGGAACCTGTTTCGGCGCCGGCGCCCTGGTCCAGGAGGTCTACGACAACACCAACCACGAAGACCCCCGCGGCACCCTGGTCGGCTTCGTCTCGGATGAGAAGGCCGATGCCGTGTTCGAGCTCAGCGCCGAGGAACGCCGCCGCGCCATCCTCGAATCGATCGCCGGATTCCTGGGGGACAAGGCCCTCGACCCGGAGGTCTACTACGAGTCGGATTGGGGCTCTGAGGAGTGGACCCGCGGAGCCTATGCCTCCAGCTACGACCTCGGCGGACTCCACCGTTACGGCAAGGACCAGCACGCGCCGGTCGGCCCGATCTACTGGTCCTCCTCTGACCTCGCCGCCGAGGGCTACCAGCACGTTGACGGCGCCATTCGGATGGGACTCCACACGGCGGCCCGGATCGTCGCAGCGGCCGACCGCGCCCCCGTCGCCGCCAACTAATCCAGTGCTTCAACCCAGCCCGTCCAACAGTTCAGAGAGGAACTGCCAGATGCGTTACGTAGTGGGATATTCAGCCAATGCCAGAGGCCGCGATGCGGTTAATCTGGCCGTAGCGCTGGCCCGCGGCCGCGGGGCCAGCCTGGACCTTGTGCAGGTGGTGCCCGAAGTCCAGCAGTTCGGGGCCGCCCATGCCCCCCAGGCCGGGTTCGAGAACCTCCTGAACGAGCAGGCGCGCCAGTGGCTCGACGAGGCCCTCGCCCTCGTCCCGGCCGACGTCCCGGCGCAGGGGCACATCCGCACCGGTGACTCCGACGCCCAGGCGCTGATCGAGGCGGCTGAGGAGCTCGGGGCCGACATTCTCGTCATCGGGGCCACCAGCTCGGGGCTGTTCAAGCGGTTCAGCATCGGTTCGGTAGCCAGCGCGCTGCTCCACGCATCGACCGTCCCGGTGGCTCTGGCACCCCACGGCTACCACCGCAAGGATGCCCTGACCCGGATCAGTTGCGGCCTCGGCACCCGGGCGGGAGCGGAGCAGCTGCTCGACTCCGCCCTGGGCATGGCGGCGAACCGGAAGGTCCCGTTGCGGGTGGTGTCACTGCTGGCCCTCGACGGCGGCGATTCGGCCGCGGCTGCTGAAGCCGCCCGGGAGTGCGCGGAGCAGACAGTCGCGGCGGGTGCGCCGGTCGATCCGGACGGCGTCCAGCCGGCGGCGAAGACGGAGGTCGTCGTCGCGCAGGGCCGGAGCATCGAAGAGGCCGTGGACGGCCTCGACTGGGAAGACGGTGAGGTGCTGGTGATCGGCTCGAGCCGGCTGGCCCAGGCCCGCTCCATCTTCCTGGGCAGCACCGCCAACCGGATCCTCCGCGCGTTGCCGGTGCCCATGCTCGTGGTGCCCAGCGGCTACGAACTCAAGCACCAGAACCAGTCAACCCCGAATGACACCTCCCGAGAGGCACACCAATGAGCACCGAACAGGCGACGGCCAAGACCTCGCACGACACTCACGCAGGACTGAGCGCCAAAGGCCTCAAAGCCGGATCGGTCGGCCTGCTCGGCGCCGTCGTCATCGGGGTGTCCTGTATTGCCCCGGCCTACACCCTGACCGCGGCCCTGGGCCCCACCGTCGCCGAAGTCGGGGTCCAGCTGCCGGCGATTTTCCTGGTGGGCTTCATCCCGATGCTGCTCGTTGCCTTCGGCTACCGGGAACTGAACAACGCCATGCCCGACGCCGGAACCTCCTTCACCTGGGCGTCGCGCGCCTTCGGCCCGTGGATCGGCTGGATGGGAGGCTGGGGGCTGATTGCCGCGACGATCATTGTGCTCTCCAACCTGGCAGCCGTGGCGGTGGACTTCTTCTACCTCATGCTCGCCCAGCTTTTCGGCAACCCCGAACTGGCAGACCTGACCCTGAACCTGCCGCTGAACATCGCCACCACGCTGGTGTTTATCGCCCTGGCCTGCTGGATCTCCTACCGCGGCATGGAAACCACCAAGGGCGTCCAGTACGTGCTGGTCGCGTTCCAGCTCTTCGTGCTCGGCTGGTTCGCTGTCGCCGCCTTCAGCCACGTCGCCAACGGCTCGGCTTTTGATGCCACCGCGATCACGCCCGAGTGGTTCAACCCGTTCGCCGTCGAGTCCTTCTCGGCCTTCGCCGCCGGCGTCTCCCTCTCGATCTTCATCTACTGGGGCTGGGACGTTACCCTGACCATGAACGAGGAAACCCGCAACCCGGAAAAGACCCCGGGCCGCGCCGCCACCGTCACCGTGCTCGTCATCGTGATCATCTACATGACGGTCGCACTGGCCACGCTGGCGTTCGCCGGCATCGGCCAGGAAGGCCTGGGAGCGGGAAACCCGGAAAACCAGGGCAGCATCTTTGCCGTCCTCGCCGGACCGGTCATGGGCCCCTTCGCCATCCTGATGTCCCTGTCCATCCTGAGCAGCTCGGCCGCCTCCCTGCAGTCGACATTCGTCTCGCCGGCCCGGACCCTGCTGGCGATGGGCCACTACAAGGCGCTTCCGTCGAAGTTCGGCAAGATCAGCCCCACCTTCAAGTCCCCGAGCTACGCCACGATCGCGGCGGCCGTCGCCGCCGCGGGGTTCTACGTGATCACCCGGACCACGTCCGAGAACGCCTTGTGGGACACCATCACCGCGCTCGGCATGATGATCTGCTTCTACTACGGCATCACCGCCCTGGCCTGCGTCTGGTTCTTCCGGGCCGAGGCCTTCAGCGGGGCGCGGGCGTTCTTCTTCAAATTCCTCGCCCCGCTGCTGGGCGGCGTGATCCTGCTGGTGATGTTCGTCAAGACCGCCTATGACTCCATGGACCCGGCGTACGGTTCCGGGTCATCGGTCGGCGGCATTGGCCTCGTGTTCATCCTGGGCATGGGCGTGATCCTGCTGGGCGCCGTGCTCATGCTCGTCATGGCGAGGATCCGCCCCGAGTTCTTCAAGGGCCAGGTCCTGCCGAAGAGCTAGTACACGCCGGAAGCTACAGGTGGGGAGGTCCCTCTCCCGGCCGCCATTGGAAAGTAAGCACACTTACCAATAGGCTGGCGGGAGGGGGACTTTCCCCCGTTCGGAACCAGAACGAGGTGACAGCATGTCGGACGCAGAAAACATCAGCAAAGTTACGGGCATCATCAACGATTCGCGGATCGGGATGTTCACCACCGTCAACGAAGAAGGCGCGCTGGTGAGCCGCCCGCTGGCCGTCCAGGACGTGAAGGACGACGGCGACATGTGGTTCTTCACCTCCGCCACCACCTCCCAGGTTGCCCATGTCCGTGCGCACCCGGGCGTGAACGTCTCCTTCGGCAAGGGCACGGAATGGGTGTCGGTGGCCGGAACGGCAGAAGTTGTCACGGACCGGCAGAAGATCCACGAGCTGTGGAACCAGATGGTCGAAGCCTGGTTCCCGGACGGTCCGGACACCCCGGAGGTGGTGCTGCTGCATGTCGACTCCGACTCCGCCGAGTACTGGACCAGCCCCGGCGGAACCGCTGCGACGGTGCTGCAGTGGGTCAAGTCCAAGGTCATGCACAGCCGCATGAGCGTCGGCGAAAGCGGCACGGTGGAACTCTAGGCCCGCCGGCCTCCACCGGTCAGTCGAGGATCTTCAGCCCGGTCCCCCAGTTGAACGCCTTGTAGGCGGGGTTGGCCTGCAGGGCCATTACGAGGAGCTGGAATCCCTCCAGTTCCCGGGCATGCCGGAGCCCGCCGACCCGCAGGGGCCGGAGACCGGCTGCTGCCGCGAATGAGGCGACCTGGTTGCTGGCCTCCTCTGAGTCGGAGGCGATGAAGACATCGAGCGGCATCCCGCCCGCCGCTCCGGCCGTCAGCGGGCCGGCGAACGTGGTGTTGAACGCCTTGACGACGGCGGCCCCCGGCAGCAGGGCAGCGATTTCCTCGGCGGCGGAGGACCCCGGTTCGACGGTCAGCGAATCGAAGGTTTCCGCGTTGGCCGGGTTGCTGATCTCCACGACGGTCTTGCCGCTCAGGGTGTCGCCGTAGTGCGTCGCCACCTCCTTGGCAGGGCCGAAGTCGAGGGCCAGCACCACGATGTCACCCTCCGGGATATCGCCGAGTCCTCCGAAGGTCGTGTCACCGCCCAGCTCGGCTGCGAGTTTGGCCGCGTTTTCCGGGGTCCGGTCTAGGACCTGGAGCGAGCGTCCGGCGGCCACGGCGCGGGTTCCGATCGCCCGTGCCATGTTGCCGCTGCCGATGATGGTGATGTCAGTCATGGTGCTTCCTTCCGGGGACAACCGTGGAACGCAGGGGCTTCCCCCGGCGGTGGGCTGCAGCGCGCGTCAGCCGAGGGCAGGATCCGCGGCCGGGAATCCGGCGGCGCGGACCGGGGCCTTGCCACCGACGCCGGCGGCCCGTTCGGCGTCGGCGAGGGCCCGTTCCAGCCGGTCCACCGCCGGCGCGTAGCCGGCATCCGTGCCGCCGCGGAGCTGTTCCGCGGCCCTCATCGCCCGGATCAGGGCTGCCGTCTCCGGCTGCCGCGGGTCACTCATGGCGGGATAGTCGATGCCGTGCGCGGGGTCCAGTTCGTAGCGCTGCCACCGGGCCAGGGCGCTGCGGTGCCGGGCCGCCGCCACTTCGTTGCTGGCAGCTGTTTCCCGGACGAAACGCCGGTCCGCCTGCCAGCTGAAGACTCGGGGCGTCCAGACATAGGAGGCGGCGGCCGCGCCCGCAGCGACACACCCGAGCAGCAGGCCGGCCCATGGCGCCACCAGGGCGGGGACGATCACGGCGGGCGCAACGATGGCGAGCCCGGCGAAACCGTCCCAGAACACCGCATCCGGCAGGCCGTCGTCGGCGGCCAGATGCTTCCGGAGCGCATAGACCGAGGCTCCCGCCGCGCAGACGACAACGGCGGCCAGGGCAACTAGTTGCCAGAGCGCAAAGGGGGTGGGTTCGAACAGAGACGGCATTCCAACACCTCCAGGGATCCTGCCCGGGGCGGGCACGGTTCCGCTGATTCCATTGGAATCCATCGAAGGCGGGCCGTCAATGGTCCTGCGGCCGGGCGCGTAGGTCCGGTTCACACCCGGGCCGTCCCGGCGTAGCCTAGGCCCCATGCGACTGAAAATGTGCAGTATCCACGTCAGGGACCCCGCCGCCGCCCACGACTTCTACA
It includes:
- a CDS encoding universal stress protein — encoded protein: MRYVVGYSANARGRDAVNLAVALARGRGASLDLVQVVPEVQQFGAAHAPQAGFENLLNEQARQWLDEALALVPADVPAQGHIRTGDSDAQALIEAAEELGADILVIGATSSGLFKRFSIGSVASALLHASTVPVALAPHGYHRKDALTRISCGLGTRAGAEQLLDSALGMAANRKVPLRVVSLLALDGGDSAAAAEAARECAEQTVAAGAPVDPDGVQPAAKTEVVVAQGRSIEEAVDGLDWEDGEVLVIGSSRLAQARSIFLGSTANRILRALPVPMLVVPSGYELKHQNQSTPNDTSREAHQ
- a CDS encoding FhaA domain-containing protein encodes the protein MGLLDKVERGIEKAVRGVFSTGSRARVEPVEIASHLRREVDNKAITIAAGRTLAPNVFDVLLSDDDFQRAQEWGTPLAEELCDVVINHVRSQGYTLQGPVRISFRRDGERRAGDFEIKSRTEKVSSPSAPAPAAHAGMPPAPTRQPSRMQPVLDIDGQRYSLNAPSIVLGRSSDADIPIDDTGVSRRHLEIRTGPGTAQAVDLGSTNGSYVNGHKVAGSTELTDGSTITMGRTKIIFRLLPANPGGRQ
- a CDS encoding TetR/AcrR family transcriptional regulator, encoding MSASTSAPADPHPDATPRRRVGRPAAAVLDQDGITAAALQLIGKSGYDGFTMAALARTLNVAPSALYNHVSSKRDVLVLVQDHLTSFVEVSAFDAEPWDQAVRSWAWSYRDVFSKHTPLIPVIAVLPVTDAPKTLAMYEAVSAGFSRAGFPQQRIVSAIVALESFIFGSAYDVTAPADIFDSGSMAESTPNFTAAVKQQDLEGYDKPADVAFNLGLEAMIARFGALRA
- a CDS encoding flavin monoamine oxidase family protein — its product is MLELDRDVVIVGAGPAGLTAARELKKAGLSVAVLEARDRVGGRTWTDVIDGAMLEIGGQWVSPDQTELLALLDELGLKTYSRYREGESVYIGSHGQRTLYTGDTFPVSETTAAEMDKLTALLDSLAAEIGPTEPWAHPKARELDTISFHHWLRANSSDEEACNNIGLFIAGGMLTKPAHAFSALQAVLMAASAGSFTHLTDEDFILDKRVVGGMQQVSVLLAAELGDDVVLDSPVRTINWAPSSAGETEENTAGQRVTAISERATVTARFVIMAVPPNLYSRVSFNPPLPRRQHQMHQHQSLGLVIKVHAVYSTPFWREDGLSGTCFGAGALVQEVYDNTNHEDPRGTLVGFVSDEKADAVFELSAEERRRAILESIAGFLGDKALDPEVYYESDWGSEEWTRGAYASSYDLGGLHRYGKDQHAPVGPIYWSSSDLAAEGYQHVDGAIRMGLHTAARIVAAADRAPVAAN
- a CDS encoding APC family permease → MSTEQATAKTSHDTHAGLSAKGLKAGSVGLLGAVVIGVSCIAPAYTLTAALGPTVAEVGVQLPAIFLVGFIPMLLVAFGYRELNNAMPDAGTSFTWASRAFGPWIGWMGGWGLIAATIIVLSNLAAVAVDFFYLMLAQLFGNPELADLTLNLPLNIATTLVFIALACWISYRGMETTKGVQYVLVAFQLFVLGWFAVAAFSHVANGSAFDATAITPEWFNPFAVESFSAFAAGVSLSIFIYWGWDVTLTMNEETRNPEKTPGRAATVTVLVIVIIYMTVALATLAFAGIGQEGLGAGNPENQGSIFAVLAGPVMGPFAILMSLSILSSSAASLQSTFVSPARTLLAMGHYKALPSKFGKISPTFKSPSYATIAAAVAAAGFYVITRTTSENALWDTITALGMMICFYYGITALACVWFFRAEAFSGARAFFFKFLAPLLGGVILLVMFVKTAYDSMDPAYGSGSSVGGIGLVFILGMGVILLGAVLMLVMARIRPEFFKGQVLPKS
- a CDS encoding NADPH-dependent F420 reductase produces the protein MTDITIIGSGNMARAIGTRAVAAGRSLQVLDRTPENAAKLAAELGGDTTFGGLGDIPEGDIVVLALDFGPAKEVATHYGDTLSGKTVVEISNPANAETFDSLTVEPGSSAAEEIAALLPGAAVVKAFNTTFAGPLTAGAAGGMPLDVFIASDSEEASNQVASFAAAAGLRPLRVGGLRHARELEGFQLLVMALQANPAYKAFNWGTGLKILD
- a CDS encoding pyridoxamine 5'-phosphate oxidase family protein; the protein is MSDAENISKVTGIINDSRIGMFTTVNEEGALVSRPLAVQDVKDDGDMWFFTSATTSQVAHVRAHPGVNVSFGKGTEWVSVAGTAEVVTDRQKIHELWNQMVEAWFPDGPDTPEVVLLHVDSDSAEYWTSPGGTAATVLQWVKSKVMHSRMSVGESGTVEL